Proteins encoded by one window of Dendropsophus ebraccatus isolate aDenEbr1 chromosome 4, aDenEbr1.pat, whole genome shotgun sequence:
- the DBT gene encoding lipoamide acyltransferase component of branched-chain alpha-keto acid dehydrogenase complex, mitochondrial, with the protein MAAVRALRSCTRSLSRLASYRQAIPGNRFVLVKSCKRQPPSVILQPLQLRSFRTAAALNGQIVQFKLSDIGEGITEVTVKDWYVKEGDTVSQFDSICEVQSDKASVTITSRYDGVVRKLYYNVDDIALVGKPLVDIETDAMKVVTPEEDVVETPAISQEHTHQEIKGHKTLATPAVRRLAMENNIKLSEVVGSGRDGRILKEDILNYLAKQTGAILPPSPQMEITPPPPRKEVSKPSQKEKAPTLPVSFNKPITFSGKDVTEPLKGFHKAMVKSMTAALKIPHFGYCDEVDVTALVKLREDLKSVAEARGVRLSFMPFFLKAASLGLLQYPILNASLDESCQNITYKAAHNIGIAMDTLQGLIVPNVKNIQVRSIFEIAAELNRLQSLGSSGQLGAADLTGGTFTLSNIGSIGGTYAKPVIMAPEVAIGAIGKMQVVPRFDSKGQVVKAHIINVSWSADHRIIDGATMSRFSNIWKSYLENPSSMLLDLK; encoded by the exons GCCAGTTATAGACAAGCCATCCCAGGCAACCGGTTTGTGCTAGTAAAGTCATGCAAGAGGCAACCTCCGTCTGTGATCCTGCAGCCGCTGCAGCTGAGGAGCTTCAGGACTGCAGCTG CCTTGAATGGGCAGATTGTACAGTTCAAGTTGTCAGACATCGGCGAGGGAATCACAGAGGTCACAGTGAAGGACTG GTATGTGAAAGAAGGTGACACTGTGTCCCAATTCGATAGTATCTGTGAAGTTCAAAGCGACAAAGCCTCAGTGACCATCACCAGTCGCTACGATGGGGTCGTCAGGAAACTCTATTACAATGTAGATGACATCGCTCTGGTTGGGAAACCTCTGGTGGATATAGAAACGGACGCTATGAAAG TTGTTACGCCTGAAGAAGATGTGGTGGAGACCCCTGCGATTTCCCAGGAGCATACACACCAAGAAATAAAGGGACACAAGACACTGGCCACCCCTGCTGTCAGACGCCTCGCCATGGAGAACAAT ATAAAGCTGAGTGAAGTGGTGGGCAGCGGACGGGATGGACGGATCCTAAAAGAAGATATTCTCAACTACTTGGCTAAGcagacgggcgccatcttgccgcCATCCCCCCAGATGGAGATCACACCGCCACCTCCAAGAAAAGAGGTCTCCAAACCATCTCAGAAGGAAAAAGCCCCCACCCTTCCAGTGTCCTTTAACAAACCAATCACATTCTCCGGGAAGGATGTCACCGAGCCCCTGAAAG GCTTCCATAAAGCAATGGTAAAAAGTATGACCGCCGCGCTAAAAATCCCCCACTTTGGTTACTGTGATGAAGTGGATGTGACCGCTCTTGTCAAGCTCAGAGAGGACCTTAAGTCTGTGGCCGAAGCCCGCGGAGTCCGACTGTCATTTATGCCTTTCTTCCTCAAG GCAGCAAGCCTCGGTCTCTTACAATACCCAATCCTCAATGCCTCGCTGGATGAGAGCTGTCAGAATATCACCTATAAG GCGGCCCATAACATCGGGATCGCTATGGACACCCTCCAGGGGCTCATTGTCCCTAATGTGAAGAACATACAGGTCCGTAGTATTTTTGAGATTGCTGCTGAGCTGAACCGCCTGCAGAGTTTGGGGTCTTCAGGACAGCTGGGGGCCGCAGATCTGACCGGAGGCACATTCACCCTCTCTAACATTGGTTCG ATTGGAGGCACATATGCAAAGCCGGTTATTATGGCCCCAGAAGTGGCAATTGGAGCCATCGGTAAAATGCAG GTAGTTCCCAGGTTCGACTCCAAGGGGCAGGTAGTGAAAGCCCACATCATCAACGTCAGCTGGTCTGCCGACCACAGGATCATCGACGGGGCGACCATGTCCCGCTTCTCCAACATATGGAAATCTTACTTGGAGAATCCGTCCTCCATGCTCCTGGATTTAAAGTGA